ATGGGAATGTATGCCCCATAAGAAGTTATACCTACTGCCATTTGTTTCCCTCCCTTCTGTTTATTAACCTGCGTTCACTCCTCCTTAATTCGTGGAGGTCGCATGACCTCCCCTTTCTTTTTTCTTGTTGCCTCTCGAACCCTTCGCCACTGTTCAATCCTTTCTCTGATTGTCTTCTCGTATCCCCTATCCGTTGGGATATAAAAGGCAAGTCCCCTCCTCTCAAGTCTCTCCGGCAGATATTCCTGAGGGACATAGCCATCTTCAAAGTCATGGGCATACCTGTAACCTCTGCCATAACCGAGATCCTTCATCAATCGTGTGGGTGCATTTCTGATGTGCAGGGGAGCAGGAAGCGCTCCGGTTTCCCTTATCGTTTCCTTTACCTTGCCATAGCCGACATACAGAGCATTGCTCTTGGGCGCCGTGGCAAGATAAACAGCGGCCTGGGCCAGGGCCAGCTCACCTTCGGGAAGACCGATGAACTGAAAGGCCTGCATGGCGGAAAGAGCTACGTTAAGCGCCCCCGGGGCGGCATTGCCGACATCTTCCGAGGCAAATCTTACCATGCGGCGGGCGATGTAAAGGGGATCTTCACCGGCCATGAGCATGCGCCCCAGCCAGTAAAGGGCTGCATCGTGGTCACTCCCCCGCAGGCTTTTGTGAAAAGCAGATATCAGGTTGTAGTGTTCCTCTCCCTTCTTATCGTATTGCAAGGCTTTCTTCTGCAGGGCCATTTTTACCGCGGCAGAGGTAATTTTTCTTCCCTTTCCTTCCTCTATCTGCAGAAGAGAGACAGCCGCTTCAAGATTGTTCAGGGCGACACGGGCATCTCCATCGGCAGACCAGACGATATACGCCAGGGCCTCCGACTCAATTTCCAGAGAGAGGGTCCCAAAACCCCTTTCCCGATCATTGATGGCCCTGTTTACGATACATGAGAGTTCCTCGTCGGAGAAAGGCTTCAGGACCATGACCCGCGACCGGGAAAGAAGGGGTGCAATGACCTCAAAAGAAGGATTCTCCGTCGTTGCGCCAATCAGGGTGACGAGACCACTTTCCACATGGGGCAAGAAGGCATCCTGCTGGGCCTTGTTAAACCGGTGAATCTCATCAACGAAGAGAACAGTCTTTTTTTGATGATCTCGCCACTGTCTGCCTGCCTCATCAATAACTATCCTAATCTCCTTTACGCCGGAAAGGACAGCCGAAAAGCTTGTAAAATAAGATTTTGTTTCATGAGCAATGACACGGGCCAGGGTGGTCTTACCGGAACCAGGCGGCCCCCAAAAAATCATGGAAAACAGGTGATCCTCTTCTATGGCGCGACGGAGCAAACTATTTTTAGCTAAAAGATGAGACTGCCCCACATAGTCCTCAAGTGCGCGGGGCCTCATCCTGTCCGCCAGGGGACGGCTATCTATCCTCTTTTCCTGCTGGTCAAAAAGGTCCTTCATCGGCTCATTCACGGCCACGACGGAGCGTGGCCCTCCACCAAATCGGTAATTTATACTTTTTACTGGTGGCGAACTTTACGTTTCGGGAATTCCCAGCTTAGCCAATAACCCTTTATGCCTTCGATACCACAGGTTTGGTATAAGCCTGTACAGGGCCCTCGATACAGGCCCAATGTACTCACTCTTTCTTCTATCGAACTGGCAGGCCTGAATGACCTGTTCCTTAATCTCTTTTTTATTGCCCCCTTCGTTAAATATCTTATAGGCGCAATGAAACAAGGGACTGTACATATTCTTTTTTTCCAGGTATTTGTGGACATTCCTGATGGTGTAGGGACCTTCCGGTGTCCCGTCTATTCTCTCCAGCACCTTGATGTTCGTTTCTATGGGATTACCGGTGAATAGTTCATAGAACAATTTGCCGTACCGGTAATTCTTGCTTGCCTCGGAAGAAACGGTTACGTACATATCTCCCACGCCTGCTTGGCTGTGAAAGGCTTGAAAACTACCACCTAACAATTTTGATAGGGACCTTATTTCAACACCAGATCTCGCAAATATGGTCCCGGGAAGGGAATCACCGAGGTCTAAAGAATCCGTGACTCCCTTGATGTTTGCCACAATATTCTTGAGAGAACCGCATGCCTCTACTCCAACGATATCAAAATTATAATAGGAATACAATTCCCTCCTGTTGAATCTCATGAGATCCTCTCTGATAATCTTTGATATACGCTTTCCCCCGGCAATGGTGACACACACCGGATTTCCCAGTGCGATATCTATATCAAAGAATGGTCCCCCGATACAAACCACCTGATACTTATACTTCAGATTGTACAGATAATTGTTAATCAACTGGGATGGCGTAATCAGTTCTTTTGTAATTTCATCAGAAGTAAGACCTTTGATCGGGGAGATGAAACAGGTATCTCCGGCTTTCTTGTCAATCAATGGTTTCAGGTAGTTCAATAGCTCGGGAAGCCGGTCCATGGTGATGGAAAGAAAAATAAAATCGTTATCCTCCACCGCCCGTTCCAGATCATTCGTCGCATATACCCTCGATGACAATCTGGGAACCTTATCTATACCTCCCAATCTCTTAGCGAGATCCTGGGTCAGGTGTTTCGGGTTCAGGCGCTCTCTATTAATAGCCCGGCATACATCTGCATCGTGATAATAGAGGGTTACTCTCTTATTATCCCTGCCAAACTTGTAGGCAAAAGACGTTCCGAGTCTGCCAGGTCCAATAATTGCGATTCTACTTGTATCCAGATTGGTTATCATTGTTTATCAAATATGAACGTCTTTACTGACTTTAACTGCACTTTAAAAATACGTCGGCGTTTAGCTATCAGCCGTCAGCTTTCAGTAAAAAAACAGGGGATTAGACAAAACACCTTCTCATTGTTAAAGCAATGTTTTATGGATAATTCATTACTTTTCTTTATCTTGCTGACGGCTGAATGCTTACAAAAATACGTTGTCATTATAGGTAAAAAACCCTCCCTGTCAAACAGTATAAAGGTCTTATTTTTCCTGCCGGATCACGTGAACGGCCGTTGCCTTAAAGGATACGGTTGCGGCCTTTCCCGCCTGGAGAGACAAATTTTCCCCGGATTGATGGGCAACAAAGGCAACAACCACAAAACCGCAGTAGAGGTACACCTTACAAAAGAGTCCCAGAGGTATGATTTTTAAAATCTTTCCCGAAAGAACATTTCCCATACCTGGCTCTCCCCTGACAGAATTGGTCGAAAGTGTTATATGTTCGGGGCGGATACCACAGACCACCTTTTCCCCCGGAGTCGCAACACCTGCGACCTGGACATGATGACCGGAAATGGAAACAGTAAAAGCCCCCTCCCCCTCGCCGGCTTCTATCACACTACCCGTCATGAGAGTCTCCATGCCGACAAATGAGGCCACAAACAGATCCACCGGATGATCCATTACCTCTGCCGGAGGACCGATCTGAACAATTTTCCCTTTATTCATCACCGCAAGCCTATCCGAGAACCTCAATGCTTCCTGCAAGTCATGGGTTGCCAGTATCGCTGTTGTCTGCGTTTCACGGAGAATCCCTTCCAGATCTTCAATCAGTGATTCCCGGCTGGGAGGATCGAGGGAGACAAAGGGTTCATCAAGGAAGACAATCTCCGGGCGTGTGGCAAAGGCTCTGGCAAGACTCGTCCGCTGTGCCTCTCCTCCGGAGAGCTTACGAGCGGAGCGACGGCTGAGATGACTGATACCAAATCGTTCCAGACATTCCATCACCCGGCGCTGGATTTCCCCTTTTCCCATCCCGCGAATCTTCAAACCCGAGGCGACATTGTCAAAAACCGTGGCATTAAAGAGGAGTGGCTCCTGGAAGACCATGGCGAGCTTTCTCCGATATGCAAATACAGCCTGATGTGTATCCACCCTTTGTCCCTTGAAGATGATGGTCCCCCGGAATGGCTTTAACAAACAGGCCAGGGTAAGCAGGACGGTGGATTTTCCTGTACCATTCGGTCCGATGAGGGTAAGGATTTCTCTTTCCCTGATAAAAAGGGAGGAGATGTCCAGAACTGTAACTCCCCCCCTTTTTACCAGCAGGTTTTCTACCTCCAATACTGGCGTTGCATTCATCTCGGTCTCTCTTGCTGTTGTATCTGTGTGAGGATGGCATTAATCAAAAAGACAAACAACAGAAGGATGACACTGAGAGCGATGGCAATCTCAAAATTTCCCCGGCTTGTCTCCATAACTGTAGCTGTCGTCAGGACCCGGGAGTATCCCTTGATGTTGCCACCTACCATGATGGAGGCGCCGATTTCAGAGATTACCCCTCCGAACCCGGCCATGACTGCTGCCAGCAGGGGCAGTCTTGCCTCCTTCATGAGTATCCAGACCATTTGAAAGCGGGTAGCCCCGAGAGCAAGAATCTGTAACCGGAGATTTCCGGGAAGTTGCTGAATAGCCGCCAGGCTGATACCGGTTACAATGGGAGTTGCAATGATGGCCTGGGCGATAATCATGGCTGTCGGTGTGTAAAGGATTTCCAGAAATCCCAATGGTCCGCTTCTCCACAGAAATATGGTAACAAAAAGGCCAACCACCACCGGTGGAAAAGCCATACCGGTATTAAACAGACTGACAACGAACTTTTTCCAGGGAAATTCAGAGAGGGCAACATAAGTCCCTGCGGATATCCCAATCAGTAAACTGATGATCGTGGCTGTACCGGATATCCGCAGAGAAAGCAGGGTAATCCCCATTACCTCAGGATCAAAAGTGATGAGGAGATAAAATGCCTTACCGATTCCTTCGAGAAGCAAATCCATCTCTCTACCCGGAGTATCTCTGCGAGAGCTTTTGAAAATTGTCTTCGCAAGCGCTCAAAATCTTTTTTCGACCATGCACATCTCGCTTCGCTGCCAGGGCAAAACTCAGGCTTTGCCTTCAAACAGTTGCCCTGGCGGGCGCTTCGCTTTGATGGCATGGTGCCCGAAAAAATCTTTGATTCGCCCTTCACGAAGACAATTTCCAGTTTTTCAAAGGTCTCTCTGCGTCAATAAATAACCGTTGACTTTTCCCAAAACGTTCTTTTATATCTTTACAACTTGATACCGTCAAAGTCAAACTGCAAACTAAAAGGTAGTCAGAATCCCAGGGAGTTACTTTTTGGCGACATTGTCACAGGAAAGAATATGCCTCGTTCCAAACCTTATCCGAACGGGCTAAAATTGACTAAGGGAGGTAAAAATAAAAATGGATATCATTTTAATCTGTCGGGATGCTCTGCCGCCAGTACACTGCCCGACAGGCTTATGAAATGGGTCTGGTAAATGCCGTTGTCCCCAATGCCAAACTCGAGGAGGAGGTAGATAAATGGTGTGAGGAGCTATTCGGCCTTGCCCCCTCCTGCCTGCAAATAGTGAAACAGAGTTTTAATGCTGTGGGAAACGAGATAAAATGGACTTCTGAAAAGATCTTATCCCTGATTGCCCCGGATTTCTTTGACCGACCGGAGGTAAAGGAGGCGCACGAAGCATTCTTTAACAAGAGGACACCGAATTTCTGGAAGGACGCCAGGAAGGGTTAGTTAGCAAAGCTGAATACTTACTCCCATTAGTTCATCATGATCGGCTCTACGCCTGGAGGAAGCGGCAGATCAAATACCTCCGGGTCCGTTTCTGCCGAAAGCTGGGGATCAGAATACTCAATGGTAATACTTCGTTTATCAGCCCCTCTGGTGGCGACGGTCACCTTTCGGGGAATAATTACATTTTCCACCCTGACGAAACCTTCAAATTTTACGGAATACAAGATATTCCCCTGATCAGCAAAGGCGTCAACCCTGACCAGATGGTTATCCGCCGGATCTAGCCATAGAGACCGGATTTTCTTGTTCTGAGAGGTCACATCTATCCGGTATAGTTTACCTTCTGGAATTCCCTCCAGGGTCTGACCTCTCTCATCAAGAACAGGACAGGTACCGGTCAGGATGGAGAGCATCTCCTCTACCGGAAGACTGATGGGGAAAAAAGAGGAGAGATTCTTTGTGGTTGCCTCACCGATGTAAAACTCACCTTTCCGGGGCAGAAACACCTTTAAAACATTTCCCTTTACAGAGAGGAAAAAATCGGGGGGACCGATAAGGGGGATAGTCTCAACCCTTAAAAACGACGGCTTCTGCAACATCACGGCGACCCTTGCAGGATACCTTCCCCGGGTGGTGATGATCTCCATACGGGCAATGGCCCTCAGTGTGCCTTTAAGATGAGCCTTTGAAGCAGCCTTTTCTAAGGCGTTCTCGGGAGAGGAGAAATAAGCCGCAGAAAGAGGGACTTTTCCGGGGAGACATCCGGAAAAGGCAAAAAGAAAAGAGATAATGAGAACAAAAGCAGGAAAAAATTGCAAACCTACAGGGAAGGCGTACCTTCTCAAAGAGAGGTCACCCGGAGCGCTCATTGGCTATTGCTCTTATTTTGTTTCTCCATAAGTTCATCTATTTTTTTTTGCAGGACTCGATTTGCCGGATTTAACTTCAAAGCCTGTTTGTATACCTCGAGGGCATCCTTAGTACGACCTGCCTTAGCATAGGCATCGCCTAAGTGTTCCGCAATAGCAGCATCGTCAGGCAGGATATCTGATGCCTCCTTCAGGTATTTTATTGCCTGATCCATCTTGTTTTGCCGGAAATATACCCACCCCAGGCTGTCAATCATATAGCCGTTCCCCGGCTTTAGTTGCAGGGCCTTTCCGATCATCTCCTCCGCTTTATCAAGATTTATCCCCCTGTCGGCATAGGTATAACCTATAAAATTAAGGGCCTCCGCATTGTTGGGGTCAATTTTCAGGACAGTTTCCATCTCTTGAATACTCTCTTTGAAAAGTCCCATCTTTTCGTACAGGGCGCCAAGACTGTAATGAAGATCAGCACTCTGGGGCAGGACGAGAAGACCTTCCTTTAATGCCTCGCAGGCAGCGGAGAGTTTTTTGTCCTCCTCATAAAGGGATGATAGAAAGAGATACAGTTCGGGCCATTCCTTTTTGTTATTAATGGCTTCTCTAATCACAGCGATAGCCTCATCGCCCTTACCCTCTTCCTTCAATCTTACTCCCATTTGGATCCGGGCGCTTCCATATAAATTTGAGTCTGCAGGGATCTTTTTAAACTCTTCAAGGGCACTGTTGTATGCCTTCTTTTCTTCATAAGTTAGGGCCAATAGATACCTCACCCTGTGATCGGCTGGATGATCTTTCAGTAAGGAGGCAAACTCCTCAATTGCCTGTTCATACTGCTTCCTCTCCAGGTAAATAAGACCGAGGGTCATCTTGACTTCTCTATTGTTGCCATCAAATTTCAGGATTTCTTGAAACTCCCTTACCGCTTCATCGTATTTTTGCTCTCTTAAAAGAGTCTCTCCCAATTTCATCCTCACATTGACTCTTGTGGGATACAAGTCGAGAAAATTTTTGTAGGTTTCTATGGCTAAAGTGTTCTTTTTTTGCCTTTCGTAAAGAACTCCCAGGTCAATTAATGCAGGCTCAAAGGCAGGATCTATAGCCAGGGTCTTTTTGAACCTCTGCTCAGCTTCATTATAGCGTCTCATACTGGTCAATATCCTGGCAAAATAATAGTTACCCATCAGATGATCAGGGTCAATACGGAGTAGATTCTCGAATACCCCGACGGCCTTTTTATACCTTTTGTCTTCCGCATAGATCATCCCCAGGTGAATATGGGACATTAAATTTTTCGGATCCAGCTCAATGACCCTTTCGTATTCCCTGACGGCATTTTTATAGTCTTTTATATTCAGGTATAGTCTGCCTAACATGAGATGTGTGTCCACGTCATCAGGATTATCAGGGAGAGATTTTTCACAGAGACTGATGGCCTTCTGTATCTCACCCTTTTTAATATAGAGTGTGGCAAGTTCAACGGCAAGGTAAGAGGACGTAGGGTCAAAAGTTAAGGCTTTTTCAAACTCTCCGATGGCTTCATCAGGCCTTTCATTAAGAGAAAACATTACACCGAGAGAGTAGTGATAGGTGGCGTTAAATGATGCCCTCCCATTATCCGGCTGTAGGGCCACCTCCCTACCCTTACCCGGTGGGAAGAGGACGCACCCACTGAGTAACAGTGACAGGATAACCAGCAGACATTTTTTTATCATACCAATGCGCATAAAGTTTTTTTATTTAATCTTCTCTCGTGGTTTTCTTTCCGGTCATCTCAAGAAGCTCTGACACGGGGACGATGTCAATGCCCTTTGCCTTAAGGAGGGGCACGGCCTCCTTAAGTGCCCTGACGGTAGAAGGATAAGGGTGCCCGCTTACGATGACGATCTCCATTTTCTGCGGGTTACGTTTATCCCATAGATCCATCAGAATCTGAAAGGTCGCTTTATAATCTCTGCCGTTGTCAATAAACACATCTCTTGCAGCAAACCGAAGTCCTATCTCCTTTGCCAGTTCTCTTCCTTTCGAGTACCGGGTTGTTAAACTGTCCACAAAGAAAAGACCTCTCTCCTTGATCTGCTGCAAAACGACAGACAATTTTGTCCTGTCTTCCATAAATCGGGAACCCATGTGATTATTAACCCCTACAATATAGGGAACAGCGTCAAGGTCTTCTTCGACCTGCTGCCTGATCTGATCCTCGTTCATCCAGAGGAAAAGGGCCCCGCTCCCCGGTTTTTCTTCGGGATAAGTTTTAGGTTCCATCGGCAGGTGGAGAAGAATTTCTCTTCCCTCCCGGTAGAGTATCTCGGCGGCATCAACAGAATGTGGTAGGTGGGGAAGAATGGCAAAGGTGATGGGAGCATCAATCTCAAGGAGTTCATTCAGTGGGGCAAGATTATAACCGATGTCATCAATAATAATGGAGACCTTCTGTTTTTTTAGAAATGGTATCTTTTCCTCTCGTCTTTCTGTATCATACCTTTCCGGTGGCTCCTGATATGGCATTTCTCTCAGAGGACCACCCTGTTTTCCTTTTAGAGGTTCCTCCGTCGTTTCCCTCGGGCGCTTGGGTTGCAAGAGATAAACAATCGCAACAACTAAGATAATCGCGATAATGACAGCCAAGGCAAAGCCTCTCGTGAATC
This genomic stretch from Syntrophales bacterium harbors:
- a CDS encoding enoyl-CoA hydratase-related protein; its protein translation is MLCRQYTARQAYEMGLVNAVVPNAKLEEEVDKWCEELFGLAPSCLQIVKQSFNAVGNEIKWTSEKILSLIAPDFFDRPEVKEAHEAFFNKRTPNFWKDARKG
- a CDS encoding ABC transporter permease translates to MDLLLEGIGKAFYLLITFDPEVMGITLLSLRISGTATIISLLIGISAGTYVALSEFPWKKFVVSLFNTGMAFPPVVVGLFVTIFLWRSGPLGFLEILYTPTAMIIAQAIIATPIVTGISLAAIQQLPGNLRLQILALGATRFQMVWILMKEARLPLLAAVMAGFGGVISEIGASIMVGGNIKGYSRVLTTATVMETSRGNFEIAIALSVILLLFVFLINAILTQIQQQERPR
- a CDS encoding ABC transporter ATP-binding protein — its product is MNATPVLEVENLLVKRGGVTVLDISSLFIREREILTLIGPNGTGKSTVLLTLACLLKPFRGTIIFKGQRVDTHQAVFAYRRKLAMVFQEPLLFNATVFDNVASGLKIRGMGKGEIQRRVMECLERFGISHLSRRSARKLSGGEAQRTSLARAFATRPEIVFLDEPFVSLDPPSRESLIEDLEGILRETQTTAILATHDLQEALRFSDRLAVMNKGKIVQIGPPAEVMDHPVDLFVASFVGMETLMTGSVIEAGEGEGAFTVSISGHHVQVAGVATPGEKVVCGIRPEHITLSTNSVRGEPGMGNVLSGKILKIIPLGLFCKVYLYCGFVVVAFVAHQSGENLSLQAGKAATVSFKATAVHVIRQEK
- a CDS encoding tetratricopeptide repeat protein, which translates into the protein MRIGMIKKCLLVILSLLLSGCVLFPPGKGREVALQPDNGRASFNATYHYSLGVMFSLNERPDEAIGEFEKALTFDPTSSYLAVELATLYIKKGEIQKAISLCEKSLPDNPDDVDTHLMLGRLYLNIKDYKNAVREYERVIELDPKNLMSHIHLGMIYAEDKRYKKAVGVFENLLRIDPDHLMGNYYFARILTSMRRYNEAEQRFKKTLAIDPAFEPALIDLGVLYERQKKNTLAIETYKNFLDLYPTRVNVRMKLGETLLREQKYDEAVREFQEILKFDGNNREVKMTLGLIYLERKQYEQAIEEFASLLKDHPADHRVRYLLALTYEEKKAYNSALEEFKKIPADSNLYGSARIQMGVRLKEEGKGDEAIAVIREAINNKKEWPELYLFLSSLYEEDKKLSAACEALKEGLLVLPQSADLHYSLGALYEKMGLFKESIQEMETVLKIDPNNAEALNFIGYTYADRGINLDKAEEMIGKALQLKPGNGYMIDSLGWVYFRQNKMDQAIKYLKEASDILPDDAAIAEHLGDAYAKAGRTKDALEVYKQALKLNPANRVLQKKIDELMEKQNKSNSQ
- a CDS encoding divergent polysaccharide deacetylase family protein, translated to MRFTRGFALAVIIAIILVVAIVYLLQPKRPRETTEEPLKGKQGGPLREMPYQEPPERYDTERREEKIPFLKKQKVSIIIDDIGYNLAPLNELLEIDAPITFAILPHLPHSVDAAEILYREGREILLHLPMEPKTYPEEKPGSGALFLWMNEDQIRQQVEEDLDAVPYIVGVNNHMGSRFMEDRTKLSVVLQQIKERGLFFVDSLTTRYSKGRELAKEIGLRFAARDVFIDNGRDYKATFQILMDLWDKRNPQKMEIVIVSGHPYPSTVRALKEAVPLLKAKGIDIVPVSELLEMTGKKTTRED
- a CDS encoding DUF4292 domain-containing protein; this encodes MSAPGDLSLRRYAFPVGLQFFPAFVLIISFLFAFSGCLPGKVPLSAAYFSSPENALEKAASKAHLKGTLRAIARMEIITTRGRYPARVAVMLQKPSFLRVETIPLIGPPDFFLSVKGNVLKVFLPRKGEFYIGEATTKNLSSFFPISLPVEEMLSILTGTCPVLDERGQTLEGIPEGKLYRIDVTSQNKKIRSLWLDPADNHLVRVDAFADQGNILYSVKFEGFVRVENVIIPRKVTVATRGADKRSITIEYSDPQLSAETDPEVFDLPLPPGVEPIMMN
- a CDS encoding replication-associated recombination protein A, which gives rise to MAVNEPMKDLFDQQEKRIDSRPLADRMRPRALEDYVGQSHLLAKNSLLRRAIEEDHLFSMIFWGPPGSGKTTLARVIAHETKSYFTSFSAVLSGVKEIRIVIDEAGRQWRDHQKKTVLFVDEIHRFNKAQQDAFLPHVESGLVTLIGATTENPSFEVIAPLLSRSRVMVLKPFSDEELSCIVNRAINDRERGFGTLSLEIESEALAYIVWSADGDARVALNNLEAAVSLLQIEEGKGRKITSAAVKMALQKKALQYDKKGEEHYNLISAFHKSLRGSDHDAALYWLGRMLMAGEDPLYIARRMVRFASEDVGNAAPGALNVALSAMQAFQFIGLPEGELALAQAAVYLATAPKSNALYVGYGKVKETIRETGALPAPLHIRNAPTRLMKDLGYGRGYRYAHDFEDGYVPQEYLPERLERRGLAFYIPTDRGYEKTIRERIEQWRRVREATRKKKGEVMRPPRIKEE